A window from Mycobacterium saskatchewanense encodes these proteins:
- a CDS encoding nucleoside triphosphate pyrophosphohydrolase codes for MIVVLFDPRRPSLVPVEAVEHLGGEVEYTEEMPVAVPWSLPAARLVHSGDPGSPAPVLLSSDPEHPAVTARLAAGARLISAPDTPRGDKLVDAVAMMDKLRTAGPWESEQTHDSLRRFLLEETYELLDAVRSGDADQLREELGDVLLQVLFHARIAEEAPQHPFTIDDVAAALMRKLGNRVPGVLAGQTISLEEQLAQWEERKAAEKPRNSAMDDVHTGQPALALAQKVIARAEKAGIPADLIPADMTSISVSADVDAESALRTAVLEFVDTVRNAERAIAAERRGGGVPEEFDLAPRGAVSEEEWRAHWPIENQRPVDAADEDGAAPGEEAD; via the coding sequence ATGATTGTCGTCCTGTTCGACCCCCGCCGCCCGTCGCTGGTCCCCGTCGAAGCCGTCGAGCACCTCGGCGGCGAGGTGGAGTACACCGAGGAGATGCCGGTCGCGGTGCCGTGGTCGCTGCCGGCGGCACGCCTGGTGCACTCCGGGGACCCCGGGTCCCCGGCGCCGGTGCTGCTGTCCTCGGATCCCGAACACCCCGCGGTCACCGCCCGGCTGGCCGCGGGCGCGCGGCTCATCTCGGCGCCGGACACGCCGCGCGGCGACAAGCTGGTCGACGCCGTCGCGATGATGGACAAGCTTCGCACCGCCGGCCCCTGGGAAAGTGAGCAAACTCACGACTCGTTGCGCCGCTTCCTCCTGGAGGAAACGTATGAGCTCCTGGACGCGGTCCGCAGTGGTGACGCCGACCAACTGCGGGAGGAACTCGGAGATGTGTTGCTGCAGGTGCTATTCCACGCCCGCATCGCCGAGGAGGCGCCCCAGCACCCGTTCACCATCGACGACGTCGCCGCCGCGCTGATGCGCAAGCTGGGCAACCGGGTGCCGGGAGTCCTTGCCGGTCAGACCATTTCGCTCGAGGAACAGTTGGCGCAGTGGGAGGAGCGCAAGGCGGCCGAAAAGCCCCGAAACTCGGCCATGGACGACGTCCACACCGGTCAGCCGGCACTGGCGCTGGCGCAGAAGGTGATTGCGCGCGCCGAAAAAGCCGGCATACCCGCCGACCTCATTCCCGCCGACATGACGTCGATCTCGGTGTCCGCCGACGTGGACGCGGAAAGCGCGCTGCGCACAGCCGTTCTGGAGTTCGTCGACACGGTCCGCAACGCGGAGCGGGCGATCGCCGCCGAGCGCCGCGGCGGCGGCGTGCCCGAGGAGTTCGACCTGGCGCCGCGCGGCGCGGTGAGTGAGGAGGAGTGGCGCGCGCACTGGCCGATCGAGAACCAGCGTCCGGTCGACGCAGCGGATGAGGACGGCGCTGCCCCGGGCGAGGAAGCGGATTAA
- a CDS encoding response regulator: MTRVLVIDDEPHILRALRINLSVRGYEVVTAATGAGALRAAAEHKPDVVILDLGLPDISGIEVLAGLRGWLSAPVIVLSARSDSSDKVEALDAGADDYVTKPFGMDEFLARLRAAVRRNAAASDTDEPVVETDAFTVDLAAKKVTKDGVEVHLTPTEWGMLEVLVRNRGKLVGREELLKEVWGPAYATETHYLRVYLAQLRRKLEDDPSHPQHLLTESGMGYRFEA, translated from the coding sequence ATGACCCGCGTACTGGTGATCGATGACGAGCCGCACATCCTGCGTGCGCTGCGCATCAACCTGTCCGTCCGGGGGTACGAGGTCGTCACCGCCGCGACCGGGGCGGGGGCGTTGCGGGCCGCGGCCGAACACAAGCCGGACGTGGTGATCCTCGACCTCGGGCTGCCCGACATTTCGGGCATCGAAGTGCTGGCGGGCCTGCGTGGTTGGCTCAGCGCACCGGTGATCGTGTTGTCGGCGCGCTCCGACTCTTCGGACAAAGTCGAGGCCCTCGACGCCGGCGCCGACGACTATGTCACCAAACCCTTTGGGATGGACGAGTTTCTGGCCAGGCTGCGCGCCGCGGTGCGGCGCAACGCGGCCGCGTCGGACACGGACGAACCGGTCGTGGAAACCGACGCGTTCACCGTCGACCTGGCCGCCAAGAAGGTCACCAAGGACGGTGTGGAGGTGCACCTCACCCCGACCGAGTGGGGCATGCTCGAGGTGTTGGTCCGCAATCGCGGCAAGCTGGTCGGCCGCGAGGAGCTGCTCAAAGAGGTGTGGGGCCCGGCGTACGCGACCGAAACCCATTACCTGCGAGTTTATTTGGCCCAGCTGCGGCGCAAACTCGAGGACGACCCGTCGCATCCCCAGCATCTGCTGACCGAGTCCGGCATGGGATATCGCTTCGAAGCGTGA
- a CDS encoding FtsB family cell division protein, giving the protein MAAKPDPKRRSPASRPGKGGDSVRRPRSAKPSSSKPSQTGGRAPTRSLQEHVVEPIKRQVAESVEQRSDQRLGFTARRAAVLAAVVCVLTLTIAGPVRTYFAQRTEMQQLSASEASLRRQISELEQKKGKLGDPAYIAAQARERLGFVMPGDIPFQVQLPPTAAVPAQPGSEPGKPTKNDPWYTALWHTVADAPHLPPAPPGVPPAPAEPGTPGSAPPAAPAPAGPGG; this is encoded by the coding sequence TTGGCGGCCAAGCCCGATCCAAAGCGGCGCTCCCCCGCATCGCGTCCGGGGAAGGGCGGCGACTCGGTTCGGCGCCCGCGTTCGGCCAAGCCGTCGTCGTCGAAGCCCTCGCAGACGGGCGGTCGCGCTCCGACGCGCTCGCTGCAGGAGCATGTCGTCGAGCCCATCAAGCGTCAGGTCGCCGAGTCGGTGGAGCAGCGGTCCGACCAACGGCTGGGCTTCACCGCCCGGCGCGCGGCGGTGCTGGCGGCGGTGGTCTGTGTGCTGACGCTGACCATCGCGGGCCCGGTGCGCACGTACTTCGCGCAGCGCACCGAGATGCAGCAGCTGTCCGCCAGCGAAGCGTCGCTGCGCCGTCAGATCTCCGAACTCGAACAGAAGAAGGGCAAACTCGGCGATCCGGCTTATATCGCGGCCCAGGCCCGCGAGCGGCTGGGTTTCGTGATGCCCGGGGACATTCCATTTCAGGTCCAGCTGCCCCCGACCGCGGCCGTGCCGGCCCAACCCGGTTCGGAGCCGGGCAAACCCACGAAGAACGACCCGTGGTACACCGCCCTGTGGCACACGGTCGCCGACGCGCCGCACCTGCCGCCGGCCCCTCCCGGGGTCCCACCCGCGCCGGCCGAACCGGGCACGCCCGGTTCCGCGCCGCCCGCCGCCCCCGCGCCTGCGGGTCCCGGTGGTTGA
- the eno gene encoding phosphopyruvate hydratase — protein sequence MPIIEQVGAREILDSRGNPTVEVEIALIDGTFARAAVPSGASTGEHEAVELRDGGDRYGGKGVRKAVQAVLDEIGPAVIGLNADDQRLVDQALVDLDGTPDKSRLGGNAILGVSLAVARAAADSAELPLFRYLGGPNAHILPVPMMNILNGGAHADTAVDIQEFMVAPIGAPSFAEALRWGAEVYHALKSVLKKQGLSTGLGDEGGFAPDVAGTTAALDLIGKAIESTGLRLGTDVALALDAAATEFYTDGTGYKFEGSTRSAEQMAEFYAGLLGSYPLVSIEDPLSEDDWDGWVALTASVGDRVQIVGDDIFVTNPERLEEGIEKGVANALLVKVNQIGTLTETLDAVALAHHSGYRTMMSHRSGETEDTTIADLAVAVGSGQIKTGAPARSERVAKYNQLLRIEEALGDAARYAGDLAFPRFAVDAK from the coding sequence GTGCCGATTATCGAGCAGGTGGGAGCCCGCGAAATCCTGGATTCCCGCGGTAACCCGACGGTCGAGGTGGAGATAGCCCTGATCGACGGGACGTTTGCCCGCGCGGCGGTTCCCTCCGGCGCGTCGACGGGCGAGCACGAGGCCGTGGAGTTGCGCGACGGCGGCGACCGGTACGGCGGCAAGGGCGTCCGCAAGGCGGTCCAGGCGGTGCTCGACGAGATCGGTCCGGCCGTCATCGGCCTCAACGCCGACGATCAGCGGCTCGTCGACCAGGCCCTGGTGGACCTCGACGGCACCCCCGACAAGTCTCGGCTCGGTGGCAACGCGATCCTGGGTGTCTCGCTGGCCGTCGCCAGGGCGGCCGCCGACTCCGCCGAACTGCCGCTCTTCCGCTACCTGGGCGGGCCGAACGCCCACATCCTGCCCGTGCCGATGATGAACATCCTCAACGGTGGGGCGCACGCCGACACGGCGGTGGACATCCAGGAGTTCATGGTGGCCCCGATCGGGGCGCCCAGCTTCGCCGAGGCGCTGCGCTGGGGCGCCGAGGTGTATCACGCGCTCAAGTCGGTGTTGAAGAAGCAGGGTCTGAGCACCGGTCTGGGCGACGAGGGCGGTTTCGCCCCCGACGTCGCCGGCACGACCGCGGCGCTGGACCTGATCGGTAAGGCCATCGAATCGACGGGTCTGAGGCTGGGCACCGACGTTGCGCTGGCGCTCGACGCGGCGGCCACCGAGTTCTACACCGATGGCACCGGATACAAGTTCGAGGGCTCGACCCGCAGCGCCGAGCAGATGGCCGAGTTCTACGCCGGCCTGCTCGGTTCCTACCCGTTGGTCTCCATCGAAGATCCGCTGTCCGAGGACGATTGGGACGGCTGGGTGGCGCTCACGGCATCGGTGGGTGACCGCGTGCAGATCGTCGGTGACGACATCTTCGTCACCAACCCCGAGCGTCTCGAGGAAGGCATCGAGAAGGGCGTGGCAAACGCGTTGCTGGTCAAGGTCAATCAGATCGGTACGCTGACCGAGACGCTCGACGCCGTGGCGCTGGCCCACCACAGTGGATACCGCACGATGATGAGCCACCGCAGCGGCGAGACCGAAGACACCACGATCGCCGACCTCGCCGTGGCGGTCGGCAGCGGACAGATCAAGACCGGCGCGCCCGCCCGCAGCGAGCGCGTCGCCAAATACAATCAGCTGCTGCGCATCGAGGAAGCGCTCGGCGACGCCGCCCGCTACGCCGGCGACCTCGCCTTTCCGCGCTTCGCTGTGGACGCGAAATAG
- a CDS encoding lytic transglycosylase domain-containing protein, translating into MSPRRWLRAAAVVGATAMLLASSCTWQLSLFIPEGVPPPAGDPVPAVDTHASGRPADQLLGWAQQRSTALEIPVIALEAYAYAARVAEVENPKCHIAWTTLAGIGQVESHHGTYRGAKLSPNGDVSPPIRGVRLDGSGGTLRIVDSEQEVTDTDGVTRAMGPMQFIPETWRLYGVDAHNDGRVSPDNIDDAALAAAGYLCWRGKDLGTARGWITALRAYNNSGVYARAVRDWATAYAAGHPL; encoded by the coding sequence GTGTCGCCGAGGCGTTGGTTGCGGGCGGCCGCCGTGGTCGGCGCTACCGCGATGCTGCTGGCCTCCAGTTGCACCTGGCAGCTCAGCCTGTTCATCCCGGAAGGGGTTCCCCCGCCGGCCGGGGATCCTGTGCCGGCCGTGGACACGCACGCCAGCGGCCGGCCCGCGGACCAGCTGCTTGGCTGGGCTCAGCAGCGGTCGACGGCGCTCGAGATTCCGGTCATCGCGCTGGAGGCCTACGCGTACGCTGCCCGGGTGGCCGAGGTGGAGAACCCGAAATGCCACATCGCCTGGACCACGCTGGCCGGCATCGGGCAGGTCGAGAGCCACCACGGCACCTACCGGGGCGCGAAGTTGTCGCCGAACGGAGACGTGAGCCCGCCCATCCGGGGCGTACGCCTGGACGGCAGCGGCGGAACGCTACGCATCGTCGACAGCGAGCAAGAAGTCACCGACACCGACGGTGTGACGCGCGCCATGGGCCCGATGCAATTCATTCCGGAGACCTGGCGGTTGTACGGCGTCGACGCCCACAACGACGGCCGGGTCAGCCCGGACAACATCGACGACGCGGCGCTCGCGGCAGCCGGTTACCTGTGTTGGCGCGGAAAGGATCTCGGGACCGCTAGGGGATGGATAACCGCGCTGCGGGCCTACAACAACTCCGGTGTCTACGCGCGCGCGGTTCGCGACTGGGCGACCGCCTATGCGGCGGGTCACCCGCTGTAG
- a CDS encoding Ppx/GppA phosphatase family protein → MASVTRLAGIDCGTNSIRLLIADASDGRLTDVHRETRIVRLGQGVDATGQFAPEAIERTRVALADYAGLLRVHSVERARMVATSAARDVANRDEFFAMTADVLGAVLPGTVAEVITGAEEASLSFRGAVGELSGAAAPFVVVDLGGGSTEIVVGGDAVVASYSADIGCVRLTERCLHSDPPTSDEVAAARAVVRERLDVALRVVPVERARTWVGVAGTMTTLSALAHNMATYDSAAIHLSRVPGGDLLAVCERLIGMTRAQRAALGPMHEGRADVIAGGAIVVEELARELRDRAGIDELTVSEHDILDGIVLSICD, encoded by the coding sequence ATGGCGAGCGTGACCAGGCTCGCCGGAATCGATTGCGGCACCAACTCGATTCGGTTGCTGATCGCCGACGCCAGCGACGGGCGGCTGACCGATGTGCATCGCGAGACGCGGATCGTGCGGCTCGGTCAGGGTGTCGATGCGACCGGTCAGTTCGCGCCCGAGGCGATTGAGCGGACCCGCGTGGCGTTGGCCGACTACGCCGGTCTGCTCCGGGTGCACAGCGTCGAACGGGCGCGCATGGTGGCCACGTCCGCCGCGCGTGACGTCGCCAACCGGGACGAGTTCTTCGCGATGACCGCGGACGTGCTGGGTGCGGTGCTGCCCGGGACGGTGGCGGAGGTGATCACCGGTGCCGAGGAGGCCTCGCTTTCGTTCCGCGGGGCCGTCGGCGAATTGAGCGGTGCGGCCGCACCTTTCGTGGTGGTCGACCTGGGCGGCGGCTCGACCGAGATCGTGGTCGGTGGCGATGCCGTGGTGGCGAGCTACTCGGCCGACATCGGCTGCGTCCGGTTGACCGAACGCTGCCTGCACTCCGACCCGCCGACGTCGGACGAGGTGGCGGCCGCACGCGCGGTGGTGCGCGAGCGTCTCGACGTCGCGCTGCGGGTGGTGCCCGTCGAACGAGCACGCACCTGGGTGGGAGTGGCCGGGACGATGACCACGCTGTCGGCGCTGGCCCACAACATGGCGACTTACGACTCTGCGGCGATTCACCTTTCGCGTGTGCCCGGCGGTGACTTGCTGGCGGTGTGCGAGCGGCTGATCGGCATGACGCGGGCCCAGCGTGCCGCTCTGGGACCGATGCACGAGGGGCGGGCCGACGTCATCGCCGGGGGAGCGATCGTGGTCGAGGAATTGGCGCGCGAGTTACGCGACCGCGCCGGCATCGACGAGCTGACCGTCAGCGAACACGACATCCTGGACGGCATCGTGCTGTCTATCTGCGATTAA
- a CDS encoding DUF501 domain-containing protein, with amino-acid sequence MVDRADLEAVARQLGREPRGVLDIAYRCPNGEPAVVKTAPRLPDGTPFPTLYYLTHPVLTAAASRLETTGLMREMTERLGRDADLAAAYRRAHESYLAERDTIEPLGTTFSGGGMPDRVKCLHVLIAHSLARGPGCNPLGDEVLAVLALDPAMDGILVPGQWRA; translated from the coding sequence GTGGTTGACCGTGCCGACCTGGAGGCGGTGGCGCGCCAGCTGGGGCGCGAGCCGCGCGGTGTCCTCGACATCGCCTACCGCTGCCCCAATGGCGAACCCGCCGTGGTGAAGACCGCGCCGAGACTACCCGACGGGACGCCGTTCCCCACGCTGTACTACTTGACGCATCCGGTGTTGACGGCGGCCGCGAGCCGCCTGGAGACGACGGGACTGATGCGGGAGATGACCGAAAGGCTGGGCCGGGACGCCGATTTGGCGGCCGCGTATCGGCGCGCCCACGAGTCTTACCTGGCTGAGCGCGACACGATCGAACCGCTGGGTACCACGTTCTCGGGCGGCGGCATGCCGGACCGGGTCAAGTGTCTGCACGTGCTGATCGCCCATTCCCTGGCCAGGGGCCCGGGGTGCAACCCGCTCGGCGACGAGGTGCTGGCAGTGCTGGCCCTTGACCCGGCGATGGACGGGATTCTGGTGCCGGGGCAATGGCGAGCGTGA